In Streptomyces sp. NBC_00306, a single genomic region encodes these proteins:
- a CDS encoding glycoside hydrolase family 31 protein yields MDGRGLVRSVRNFGTVQGLRAVRSAWRQRRTDARELPARGAERARVPGPVAGAEPLPGGGIVRFARSELRICVTAGGAVFWGWDGAEPEPSYALDGAPPEPDPRASLEPDKDGGWRVVSERVTVEVSRNGAVEIRTPGGVVLRRDLPPRWWEPVHGGPARWVQRTEVAADARFFGLGGRASGPRLRDGTYRLWNTDPRGSFGPGDDPLYITMPVQLVVADAGTHLAFHDNSWDGRVTLREGEEGAGSGHDRPGTSEVRMDGGPLRCWVAVGTPARVLSCWARLTGAPAVPPSWALGPQHARWGFGSEREVRRIVAGYRDRDLPLSAIHLDIDHYDARQVFTVDRERFPDLPGLAKDLREDGVRLVSIVDPAVKAEPGNAVYDSGLAADVFVKDREGGEVHGVVWPGDCVYPDFTEPRARRWWGELYEERLAQGFSGVWHDMNEPVSFTPFGDMTLPRSARHALDGRGGDHREAHNLYGLAMARAGYEGLRQLRPAERPFLFSRSGWAGMQRYGGTWSGDVSTGWPGLRASLSLVLGLGLCGVPYSGPDIGGFDGAPSPELYLRWFQLGAYLPLFRTHAAIDAGRREPWEFGPAVLAHAKTALEERERLRPYFVTLAQLARLTGAPYVRPLWWDSPEDRTLRDCEDTFLLGDALLVAPVLERGADRRAVRLPRGRWYDTSTGRAYDGPGQVLVEAPLSRVPVLARGGSVIPVRGADGSTELEVWAPAVGRRGGGLVVPDAGDGFGATEVERYTTRLVDGRVVVKQISGEGSGPPRWRVRVRGLGAKA; encoded by the coding sequence ATGGATGGTCGTGGTCTGGTGCGCTCGGTGCGGAACTTCGGAACGGTGCAGGGGTTGCGCGCGGTGCGCTCGGCCTGGCGGCAGCGGCGTACCGACGCGCGGGAACTGCCGGCGAGGGGTGCGGAGCGCGCCAGGGTGCCCGGTCCGGTGGCCGGTGCGGAGCCGCTGCCGGGAGGCGGGATCGTCCGGTTCGCCCGTTCCGAGCTGCGGATCTGCGTCACCGCGGGCGGTGCCGTCTTCTGGGGATGGGACGGCGCGGAACCGGAGCCGTCGTACGCGTTGGACGGAGCGCCGCCCGAGCCGGATCCGAGGGCCTCGCTGGAGCCCGACAAGGACGGCGGCTGGCGGGTGGTGTCAGAGCGCGTGACCGTCGAGGTGTCCCGGAACGGGGCGGTGGAGATCCGTACCCCCGGTGGTGTGGTCCTGCGCCGCGATCTTCCGCCGCGCTGGTGGGAGCCGGTGCACGGCGGTCCCGCGCGCTGGGTGCAGCGGACCGAAGTGGCCGCGGACGCCCGCTTCTTCGGGCTCGGCGGCAGGGCGTCGGGGCCGCGGCTGCGCGACGGCACCTACCGTCTGTGGAACACCGACCCTCGGGGTTCCTTCGGCCCCGGCGACGACCCGCTTTACATCACCATGCCGGTGCAGCTGGTCGTGGCGGACGCGGGCACGCATCTGGCGTTCCACGACAACTCCTGGGACGGCCGCGTCACGCTGCGCGAGGGCGAGGAGGGCGCGGGGTCCGGGCACGACCGGCCGGGCACCAGCGAGGTGCGGATGGACGGCGGTCCGCTGCGCTGCTGGGTCGCGGTCGGCACCCCCGCCCGCGTGCTGAGCTGCTGGGCCCGCCTCACGGGCGCACCCGCCGTGCCGCCCTCGTGGGCGCTCGGGCCGCAGCACGCCCGCTGGGGCTTCGGCAGTGAGCGGGAGGTGCGACGGATCGTGGCGGGCTACCGGGACCGGGATCTGCCCCTGTCGGCGATCCATCTCGACATCGACCACTACGACGCCCGCCAGGTCTTCACCGTCGACCGCGAGCGTTTCCCCGATCTGCCCGGGCTGGCGAAGGACCTGCGCGAGGACGGCGTGCGGCTCGTCTCGATCGTCGATCCCGCGGTGAAGGCCGAGCCGGGGAACGCGGTGTACGACAGCGGGCTTGCGGCGGATGTGTTCGTCAAGGACCGCGAGGGCGGCGAGGTGCACGGTGTGGTCTGGCCCGGTGACTGCGTTTATCCCGACTTCACCGAGCCGCGGGCCCGGCGCTGGTGGGGCGAGCTGTACGAGGAGCGCCTGGCGCAGGGCTTCTCGGGGGTGTGGCACGACATGAACGAACCGGTCTCCTTCACCCCCTTCGGCGACATGACCCTGCCGCGATCGGCCCGGCACGCGCTCGACGGGCGGGGCGGCGACCACCGGGAAGCCCACAATCTGTACGGGCTCGCCATGGCCCGCGCCGGATACGAGGGGCTCCGGCAGCTGCGCCCGGCGGAGCGGCCGTTCCTCTTCTCTCGCTCCGGCTGGGCGGGCATGCAGAGGTACGGCGGGACCTGGTCCGGCGACGTCTCCACGGGGTGGCCGGGGCTACGGGCCTCGCTCTCGCTGGTGCTGGGACTCGGGCTGTGCGGAGTGCCGTACTCGGGGCCGGACATCGGCGGGTTCGACGGCGCACCGTCGCCCGAGCTGTATCTGCGCTGGTTCCAGCTGGGCGCGTATCTGCCGCTGTTCCGTACGCATGCGGCGATCGACGCCGGGCGCAGGGAGCCGTGGGAATTCGGGCCCGCCGTCCTCGCCCATGCGAAGACGGCGCTGGAGGAACGCGAGCGGCTGCGTCCGTACTTCGTCACGCTCGCGCAGCTGGCACGGCTGACGGGGGCGCCGTATGTGCGGCCCCTGTGGTGGGACTCCCCCGAGGACAGGACGCTGCGCGACTGCGAGGACACCTTCCTGCTCGGCGACGCGCTGCTCGTCGCGCCGGTGCTGGAGCGGGGTGCGGACCGTCGTGCGGTGCGGTTGCCGCGCGGCCGCTGGTACGACACGTCGACCGGCCGGGCGTACGACGGCCCCGGGCAGGTGCTGGTGGAGGCTCCGTTGTCGCGCGTCCCCGTTCTGGCACGGGGCGGCTCGGTGATTCCGGTACGGGGTGCGGACGGCAGTACGGAGCTGGAGGTGTGGGCACCCGCGGTGGGCCGCCGCGGCGGTGGTCTGGTGGTCCCGGACGCCGGCGACGGCTTCGGGGCCACGGAGGTGGAGCGCTACACGACCCGGCTGGTGGACGGCCGGGTGGTCGTGAAGCAGATCAGCGGGGAGGGCTCGGGTCCGCCGAGGTGGCGGGTGCGGGTGAGAGGGCTGGGGGCGAAGGCATAG
- a CDS encoding NUDIX domain-containing protein, with protein MPKDSYCGNCGAPYGPATGWPRTCPACGDIAYRNPLPVAVTLLPVRDADGTGLVVITRTVEPRRGGIALPGGFIDFGEDWQHAVVRELKEETGIDAARDEVRLADAMSAPAGHLLLFGLLPERATADLPPSQATDETEGWHVLRTPEELAFPLHTAAAKNWFDGVYG; from the coding sequence GTGCCCAAGGACTCCTACTGTGGCAACTGCGGTGCGCCGTACGGCCCCGCCACCGGCTGGCCCCGCACCTGCCCCGCCTGCGGCGACATCGCCTACCGCAATCCGCTCCCCGTGGCCGTCACGCTGCTCCCGGTACGGGACGCGGACGGCACGGGGCTCGTCGTCATCACCCGGACCGTCGAACCCCGGCGCGGCGGGATCGCGCTGCCCGGCGGATTCATCGACTTCGGTGAGGACTGGCAACACGCGGTCGTCCGCGAACTGAAGGAGGAGACGGGCATCGACGCGGCCCGCGACGAGGTACGCCTGGCGGACGCCATGAGCGCCCCGGCAGGCCATCTGCTGCTGTTCGGCCTGCTGCCGGAGCGGGCGACGGCGGACCTCCCGCCGTCGCAGGCGACCGACGAGACCGAGGGCTGGCATGTGCTGCGCACCCCGGAGGAGCTGGCTTTCCCGCTGCACACGGCGGCGGCGAAGAACTGGTTCGACGGCGTCTACGGCTGA
- a CDS encoding M15 family metallopeptidase, producing MTRRASALRTLLATGAALVSLAAATAPAAQADPEPTAPKEFVALRSVDPTIIQEMRYTTAHNFVGERIDGYRQPLCILTRPAAKALRQAQRQLLRQGYSLKVYDCYRPQRAVDHFVEWAKDLDDEAMKKEFYPHVDKSRLFEDGYIAEKSGHSRGSTVDLTVVKLPARPTRPYVPGEPLVPCYAPASVRFPDNSVDMGTGYDCFDTLSHTEDPRIQGKQRANRQLLKSTLTGLGFVNLAEEWWHFTYKPELFPDTYFDFPVARRSVAGH from the coding sequence ATGACACGACGCGCTTCCGCTCTCCGCACCCTGCTCGCGACCGGTGCCGCCCTCGTCTCCCTCGCCGCCGCCACCGCTCCGGCCGCACAGGCCGACCCGGAGCCCACGGCCCCGAAGGAGTTCGTGGCCCTGCGGTCGGTGGACCCGACGATCATTCAGGAGATGCGTTACACCACCGCGCACAACTTCGTGGGCGAGCGGATCGACGGCTATCGGCAGCCGTTGTGCATCCTCACGCGGCCGGCCGCGAAGGCCCTGCGCCAGGCGCAGCGGCAACTCCTGCGCCAGGGCTATTCGCTGAAGGTGTACGACTGTTACCGGCCCCAGCGGGCGGTCGACCACTTCGTGGAGTGGGCGAAGGATCTGGACGACGAGGCGATGAAAAAGGAGTTCTATCCCCACGTCGACAAGTCGAGGCTGTTCGAGGACGGCTATATCGCGGAGAAGTCCGGGCACAGTCGCGGCTCTACGGTCGATCTCACCGTCGTGAAGCTCCCGGCACGCCCCACCAGGCCGTATGTCCCGGGCGAGCCCCTCGTCCCCTGCTATGCCCCGGCGTCCGTGCGGTTCCCGGACAATTCCGTGGACATGGGGACCGGGTACGACTGCTTCGACACGCTGTCGCACACCGAGGACCCGCGCATTCAGGGCAAGCAGCGGGCGAACCGGCAGCTGCTGAAGTCGACGTTGACCGGTCTCGGCTTTGTGAACCTGGCCGAGGAATGGTGGCACTTCACCTACAAGCCCGAACTCTTCCCGGACACGTATTTCGACTTCCCCGTCGCCCGGAGGTCGGTCGCCGGTCACTGA
- a CDS encoding DUF962 domain-containing protein, translating to MAEQTFDSYEEFWPYYVAMHSRAATRWVHLTGTLTGLAVTAYGLARGRKRYAAALPLIGYGTAWPAHFFIEKNNPATFGHPAWSLRGDVQMIRMMLAGRDAELAEIAGKWLAENR from the coding sequence ATGGCAGAGCAGACCTTTGACTCGTACGAGGAATTCTGGCCCTACTACGTCGCGATGCACTCCAGGGCGGCGACCCGGTGGGTGCATCTGACCGGGACGCTGACCGGGCTGGCGGTGACCGCCTACGGGCTCGCCCGCGGGCGGAAGCGATATGCGGCGGCGCTGCCGCTGATCGGCTACGGCACGGCCTGGCCGGCCCACTTCTTCATCGAGAAGAACAACCCGGCCACCTTCGGGCATCCCGCCTGGTCGCTGCGCGGCGACGTCCAGATGATCAGGATGATGCTGGCGGGCCGGGACGCGGAGCTGGCCGAGATCGCCGGCAAGTGGCTCGCCGAGAACCGCTAG
- a CDS encoding Zn-ribbon domain-containing OB-fold protein, with protein MVAGWFTHDSGEEDFRLLGTRCTACSSVFFPREDTFCRNPACSGGELAEVPLSKRGRVWSYTDGRYRPPAPYVSDPGTQWEPYTLVAVELAAERMVMLGQAVPGVTVADLAVGMEVEVVPGVLDEGAGTDTVLTTWHWRPVAVSS; from the coding sequence GTGGTCGCCGGATGGTTCACGCACGACAGCGGTGAGGAGGACTTCCGGCTGCTCGGCACCCGGTGCACGGCCTGCTCGTCGGTCTTCTTCCCCCGCGAGGACACCTTCTGCCGCAACCCCGCCTGCTCGGGCGGGGAGTTGGCGGAGGTGCCGCTCTCCAAGCGGGGGCGGGTGTGGTCGTACACCGACGGCCGCTACCGGCCGCCCGCGCCGTACGTCTCCGATCCCGGGACGCAGTGGGAGCCCTACACCCTCGTCGCCGTCGAACTCGCCGCCGAGCGCATGGTCATGCTCGGACAGGCCGTGCCGGGGGTCACCGTCGCGGATCTCGCGGTCGGCATGGAGGTCGAGGTCGTGCCCGGTGTCCTCGATGAGGGCGCGGGGACGGACACCGTTCTCACGACGTGGCACTGGCGGCCCGTGGCGGTGTCGTCATGA